In Halobaculum magnesiiphilum, the following proteins share a genomic window:
- a CDS encoding ZIP family metal transporter — protein sequence MVDAGAYAFVFLAGLVTALATGLGAIPFFLVDDIGDRWNVALWGLASGIMIGASVFGLVSEGLAYGGPLELAAGAAAGVLLVVVAHEVIEDVEVHPRKYEEADYRKLLLILGVLTVHSFPEGVAVGVSFAGLGFDTPGGILVFGTAVPLLAVFMTVAISIHNVPEGVAVSIPLRSMDVSPPRMVWWAVFSSLPQPIGAVIAFYFVTLAERFLPFGFGFAAGAMVYLVLTEFIPEALELGQGLAGDGKRELVAGVLVGIGAMVPLLAVTSV from the coding sequence ATGGTCGACGCCGGCGCGTACGCGTTCGTGTTCCTCGCGGGGCTGGTCACCGCGCTCGCGACCGGGCTGGGCGCGATCCCGTTCTTCCTCGTCGACGACATCGGCGACCGCTGGAACGTCGCGCTGTGGGGGCTCGCGTCGGGGATCATGATCGGGGCGTCGGTGTTCGGGCTCGTGAGCGAGGGGCTCGCGTACGGCGGCCCGCTGGAGTTGGCCGCCGGCGCCGCCGCGGGCGTCCTGCTGGTCGTCGTCGCCCACGAGGTGATCGAGGACGTGGAGGTTCACCCCCGGAAGTACGAGGAGGCCGACTACCGGAAGCTCCTGCTCATCCTCGGCGTGCTGACGGTCCACAGCTTCCCCGAGGGCGTCGCCGTCGGCGTCTCCTTCGCGGGGTTGGGTTTCGACACGCCCGGCGGGATCCTCGTGTTCGGCACCGCGGTGCCGCTGCTCGCGGTGTTCATGACCGTCGCCATCTCGATCCACAACGTCCCCGAGGGCGTGGCGGTGTCGATCCCGCTGCGCTCGATGGACGTGTCGCCCCCGAGGATGGTCTGGTGGGCGGTGTTCTCCAGCCTCCCGCAGCCGATCGGCGCCGTGATCGCCTTCTACTTCGTCACGCTCGCCGAGCGGTTCCTCCCGTTCGGCTTCGGCTTCGCCGCCGGGGCGATGGTGTATCTCGTGCTCACGGAGTTCATCCCGGAGGCGCTGGAGCTGGGCCAGGGGCTCGCGGGCGACGGGAAACGCGAGCTCGTCGCCGGCGTCCTCGTGGGGATCGGCGCGATGGTGCCGCTGCTGGCGGTCACGTCGGTGTAG
- a CDS encoding DUF7545 family protein, which yields MVGTETYTVTGPDGDSDEVDLPEGLVDMLAEQGENPSEVISDVVLQAFAQQAHAIAHHSEGQPPQDVLDINEKAEELFEERFGQSLSDAMGHSH from the coding sequence ATGGTTGGAACTGAAACCTACACAGTCACCGGACCGGACGGCGACAGCGACGAGGTCGACCTCCCCGAGGGGCTCGTCGACATGCTCGCCGAGCAGGGCGAGAACCCCAGCGAGGTCATCAGCGACGTCGTCCTGCAGGCGTTCGCCCAGCAGGCCCACGCCATCGCCCACCACAGCGAGGGCCAGCCGCCCCAGGACGTGCTCGACATCAACGAGAAGGCCGAGGAGCTGTTCGAGGAGCGCTTCGGGCAGAGCCTCTCGGACGCGATGGGCCACTCGCACTAA
- a CDS encoding NAD(P)/FAD-dependent oxidoreductase translates to MTDTDDIVEHRPLIVAGTGSAGLTAAIYAARSNNEPLVFEGDEPGGQLTLTSEVENFPGFPEGINGAEFINNAKEQAKRFGADVKNGIVERVDDSQRPFRVELSNGDVYTADAVIAASGASARTLGIPGEDELMGFGLSTCATCDGAFFRGEDMLVVGGGDAAMEEASFLTKFADTVYIAHRREEFRAEDYWIDRVMDHVDEGNIEIMRNTEVTELHGSAEAGVESVTLVRHPEGHPTDKLDDPDTEEWEFEVGAVFYAIGHTPNTDYLADTGVELDDDGYLKTVGGTGGGQTATGVPGLFGAGDVVDYHYQQAVTAAGMGSKAAIDADDYLEDLKREAAAQTEEEPAAADD, encoded by the coding sequence ATGACGGACACCGACGATATCGTCGAACATCGCCCGCTGATCGTCGCCGGAACCGGCTCCGCCGGCCTGACGGCGGCGATCTACGCGGCCCGGTCCAACAACGAGCCGCTCGTGTTCGAGGGCGACGAGCCGGGCGGGCAGCTCACGCTCACCTCCGAGGTCGAGAACTTCCCGGGCTTTCCCGAGGGGATCAACGGCGCGGAGTTCATCAACAACGCCAAGGAGCAGGCGAAGCGCTTCGGCGCCGACGTGAAGAACGGCATCGTCGAGCGCGTGGACGACTCCCAGCGACCTTTCAGGGTCGAACTCTCCAACGGCGACGTCTACACCGCCGACGCCGTCATCGCCGCCTCGGGCGCCTCCGCCCGGACGCTCGGGATCCCCGGCGAGGACGAGCTGATGGGCTTCGGGCTCTCGACGTGTGCGACCTGTGACGGGGCGTTCTTCCGCGGCGAGGACATGCTCGTCGTCGGCGGCGGCGACGCCGCGATGGAGGAGGCCAGCTTCCTGACGAAGTTCGCGGACACGGTGTACATCGCCCACCGTCGCGAGGAGTTCCGCGCCGAGGACTACTGGATCGACCGCGTGATGGACCACGTCGACGAGGGCAACATCGAGATCATGCGGAACACCGAGGTGACCGAGCTCCATGGGAGTGCCGAGGCGGGCGTCGAGTCGGTCACGCTCGTGCGCCACCCCGAGGGGCACCCGACTGACAAGCTCGACGACCCCGACACCGAGGAGTGGGAGTTCGAGGTCGGCGCGGTGTTCTACGCCATCGGCCACACGCCCAACACCGACTACCTCGCGGACACGGGCGTCGAACTCGACGACGACGGCTACCTGAAGACGGTCGGCGGCACCGGCGGCGGCCAGACCGCGACGGGAGTGCCGGGGCTGTTCGGCGCCGGCGACGTGGTCGATTACCACTACCAGCAGGCCGTGACTGCCGCCGGAATGGGAAGCAAGGCGGCCATCGACGCCGACGACTATCTGGAGGACCTGAAGCGCGAGGCGGCGGCGCAGACCGAGGAGGAGCCGGCGGCCGCGGACGACTGA
- a CDS encoding amino acid permease, producing the protein MKELERDLGLPSVLAISIGAMIGSGIFILPALALEIAGPAVILAYALAGLLVVPAALSKSEMATAMPEAGGTYIYIERGMGPLLGTIAGVGTWFSLSFKGALALVGGVPYLLLLFDLPLKPVALGLAAVLILVNVVGAKQTGRLQVAIVVVMLAALGWFAAGSAPSVQSANYANFLGFGVEGILAATGLVFVSYAGVTKVASVAEEVEDPGRNIPLGILGSLAFTTILYVVVVAVLVGITDPGSVAGSLTPVAVGAEQTLGRAGVVVVIVAAMLALVSTANAGILSSSRYPFAMSRDQLAPPSLSSVSERFGTPVTSITLTGAVLLALIAFVPILDIAKLASAFQIMVFAMINVAVIAFREGTAEYEPVFTSPLYPWIQVFGAVSGLLLLTQMGTVALAGAAVITVGSVVWYLLYVRPRVDREGAATDAIRRQVSREALSEIESALAERPDTSEVLLALTKDLDPERERSLVALAADLVRGDGGRVVAVRFEEVPDQAPLTEDVAAQSAADRSFETRMEALADEFDVDVEADEIVSHDTKHAVVNFASHRGVDRIVAEHEPLRLRSRLFGDPIDWVVRHAPCDVLLVDNLGYDDPERVVLSGDVGPYPPLAVDVAEAVAAANGGELSLWQPAAGDGSDKQRRLVEDYRAELAELVSVPVGTESVRTDGGRPPMPDLLVRRGADHRLRNALLDERPEFPNPGCTTVTVYPHESSRVGLSRRLVERLAF; encoded by the coding sequence ATGAAGGAACTCGAACGAGACCTCGGTCTCCCGTCCGTCCTCGCGATCAGCATCGGCGCCATGATCGGCAGCGGCATCTTCATCCTCCCGGCGCTGGCGCTGGAGATCGCCGGGCCCGCGGTGATCCTCGCGTACGCGCTCGCGGGACTGCTCGTCGTCCCGGCGGCGCTGTCGAAATCGGAGATGGCGACGGCGATGCCCGAGGCCGGCGGGACGTACATCTACATCGAACGCGGGATGGGCCCGCTGCTCGGGACCATCGCCGGCGTCGGCACGTGGTTCTCGCTGTCGTTCAAGGGCGCGCTCGCGCTTGTGGGCGGCGTTCCGTACCTCCTCTTGCTGTTCGATCTTCCCCTCAAACCCGTCGCGCTGGGGCTCGCGGCGGTGTTGATCCTCGTGAACGTCGTCGGTGCCAAGCAGACTGGCCGGCTCCAGGTCGCCATCGTCGTCGTGATGCTGGCGGCGCTGGGGTGGTTCGCCGCCGGGAGCGCCCCGAGCGTTCAGTCGGCCAACTACGCGAACTTCCTCGGCTTCGGCGTCGAGGGAATCCTCGCGGCGACCGGGCTCGTGTTCGTCTCGTACGCGGGCGTCACCAAGGTCGCGAGCGTGGCCGAGGAGGTCGAGGACCCGGGGCGGAACATCCCGCTGGGGATCCTCGGATCGTTGGCGTTCACGACGATCCTGTACGTCGTCGTCGTCGCCGTGCTGGTCGGCATCACCGACCCAGGCAGCGTCGCCGGCTCGCTGACGCCCGTCGCCGTCGGCGCCGAGCAGACGCTCGGCCGGGCGGGCGTCGTCGTGGTAATCGTCGCGGCGATGCTCGCGCTCGTCTCGACGGCGAACGCGGGCATCCTCTCGTCGTCGCGGTATCCGTTCGCGATGAGCCGGGACCAGCTCGCGCCGCCGTCGTTGTCGTCGGTCAGCGAGCGGTTCGGCACGCCCGTCACGTCGATCACCCTGACCGGCGCGGTGCTGCTCGCGCTCATCGCGTTCGTCCCGATCCTCGACATCGCCAAGCTCGCGAGCGCGTTCCAGATAATGGTGTTCGCGATGATCAACGTCGCCGTGATCGCCTTCCGCGAGGGGACCGCCGAGTACGAGCCGGTGTTCACCTCGCCGCTCTACCCGTGGATCCAGGTGTTCGGCGCGGTCTCCGGGCTCCTGCTGTTGACCCAGATGGGCACCGTCGCGCTCGCGGGCGCCGCCGTCATCACCGTCGGCAGCGTCGTCTGGTACCTCCTGTACGTCCGCCCGCGGGTCGACCGCGAGGGCGCCGCGACCGACGCGATCCGGCGGCAGGTCAGCCGGGAGGCGCTCTCGGAGATCGAGTCCGCGCTGGCCGAGCGCCCCGACACCAGTGAGGTGCTGCTCGCGCTCACGAAGGACCTCGATCCGGAGCGCGAGCGCTCGCTCGTCGCGCTGGCGGCGGATCTCGTCCGCGGGGACGGCGGCCGCGTCGTCGCCGTCCGGTTCGAGGAGGTACCCGATCAGGCGCCGCTCACCGAGGACGTGGCCGCCCAGTCGGCGGCCGACCGCTCCTTCGAGACGCGAATGGAGGCGCTGGCAGACGAGTTCGACGTCGACGTCGAGGCCGACGAGATCGTCAGCCACGACACGAAACACGCGGTGGTCAACTTCGCGTCCCACCGCGGCGTGGACCGGATCGTCGCCGAGCACGAGCCGCTCCGGCTCCGCTCGCGGCTGTTCGGCGACCCGATCGACTGGGTCGTCAGGCACGCCCCTTGCGACGTGCTGCTGGTCGACAACCTCGGCTACGACGACCCCGAGCGCGTCGTGCTCTCGGGCGACGTGGGCCCGTACCCGCCGCTGGCGGTCGACGTCGCCGAGGCGGTCGCCGCAGCCAACGGCGGCGAGCTGTCGCTGTGGCAGCCGGCGGCCGGCGACGGCTCGGACAAACAGCGACGGCTCGTCGAGGACTACCGCGCGGAGCTGGCCGAGCTGGTGTCGGTTCCCGTCGGCACCGAGTCGGTCCGAACCGACGGCGGCCGCCCGCCGATGCCGGACCTGCTCGTCCGCCGGGGCGCCGACCACCGCCTCCGCAACGCCCTGCTCGACGAGCGGCCGGAGTTCCCGAACCCGGGCTGTACGACCGTCACGGTGTACCCGCACGAGTCCAGCCGCGTCGGGCTGTCCCGCCGGCTGGTCGAACGACTCGCGTTCTGA
- a CDS encoding Lrp/AsnC family transcriptional regulator: MKDGELDSVDRHILYYLQQDARGTSSSDIAEKLDLSASTVRTRLNKLEESGIVRGYHIDIDYDLAGYPLYTKIVCTARVPERDELGKKAREIRGVTAVREIMTGERNVYVNAIGRDHDDLDRINRELDELGLEIIDEQLIRDEHVCPYRGFLDPEEDPEADEQ; this comes from the coding sequence ATGAAGGACGGCGAGCTGGATTCGGTCGACAGACACATCCTCTATTACCTCCAGCAGGACGCCCGGGGGACCTCCTCGAGCGACATCGCCGAGAAGCTCGACCTCTCGGCGAGCACGGTCCGGACCCGGCTCAACAAGCTCGAGGAGTCGGGGATCGTCCGCGGCTACCACATCGACATCGACTACGACCTCGCGGGCTACCCGCTGTACACGAAGATCGTCTGCACCGCGCGGGTCCCCGAGCGCGACGAGTTGGGCAAGAAGGCACGGGAGATCCGCGGCGTGACGGCGGTGCGGGAGATCATGACCGGCGAGCGGAACGTGTACGTGAACGCGATCGGCCGCGACCACGACGACCTCGACCGGATCAACCGGGAGCTGGACGAGCTGGGGCTGGAGATCATCGACGAACAGCTCATCCGCGACGAACACGTCTGCCCGTACCGCGGCTTCCTCGACCCCGAGGAGGACCCGGAAGCCGACGAGCAGTGA
- a CDS encoding DUF357 domain-containing protein has product MPADLDEKTTRYGEMLADALAAAEVSVPEGTPLHGMAEECEEMAVSYLEDGRHFRENDDPVNALASYSYGYGWLDCGVRMGLFAIPDDTELFTTE; this is encoded by the coding sequence ATGCCCGCCGACCTCGACGAGAAGACGACCCGGTACGGGGAGATGCTCGCGGACGCGCTCGCGGCGGCGGAGGTGTCCGTCCCCGAGGGAACGCCGCTGCACGGGATGGCCGAGGAGTGCGAGGAGATGGCCGTCTCCTACCTCGAGGACGGCCGCCACTTCCGCGAGAACGACGACCCGGTGAACGCGCTGGCGTCGTACTCCTACGGCTACGGCTGGCTCGACTGCGGCGTCCGCATGGGGCTGTTCGCGATCCCCGACGACACCGAGCTGTTCACCACGGAGTGA
- a CDS encoding universal stress protein yields the protein MEDMEFADVVVATDGSEPAAAAVETGLSLATALGARLHACTVVDPFAIGQRLPDLRAAREEADERVAAIAERAREAGVDAEPVVREGTPHRELSAYVDDVDANLFVIGTHGRGGARRALLGSVAEKLVRTVEVPVLVVHGNDRPGDDGPNWTDAAEIVLATDGSDAAAPAERTGVALSEALGARLTAVSVVDESGTVANVGGGMLTEETIAAVRRALDERAGDAVERVVERTREAGAEAAGEVIGGEPSRAICGYASDADADLIVVGTHGRGGIRRIVLGSVAERVIRCADRPVLVVPAAAGDLAEDEGDTEAEANEEADTEAEPRAEE from the coding sequence ATGGAGGACATGGAGTTCGCGGACGTCGTCGTCGCGACCGACGGGAGCGAGCCCGCGGCGGCCGCCGTCGAGACGGGACTGTCGCTGGCGACCGCCCTCGGCGCGCGGCTCCACGCGTGTACGGTGGTCGACCCGTTCGCCATCGGTCAGCGACTGCCCGACCTCCGGGCGGCCCGCGAGGAGGCCGACGAGCGCGTCGCCGCGATCGCCGAGCGCGCCCGGGAGGCCGGCGTCGACGCGGAGCCGGTCGTCCGGGAGGGAACCCCACACCGCGAGCTGTCGGCGTACGTCGACGATGTCGACGCTAACCTGTTCGTGATCGGCACCCACGGCCGCGGCGGGGCGCGGCGCGCGCTGCTCGGGAGCGTCGCCGAGAAGCTCGTGCGCACGGTCGAGGTGCCCGTGCTCGTGGTCCACGGGAACGACCGACCGGGCGATGACGGCCCGAACTGGACCGACGCCGCGGAGATCGTGCTCGCGACCGACGGCAGCGACGCGGCCGCGCCCGCCGAGCGGACCGGCGTCGCGCTCTCGGAAGCACTGGGCGCACGCCTGACCGCCGTCAGCGTCGTCGACGAGTCGGGCACCGTGGCGAACGTCGGCGGCGGGATGCTCACCGAGGAGACGATCGCGGCCGTCAGGCGGGCGCTCGACGAACGCGCCGGCGACGCCGTCGAGCGCGTGGTCGAGCGCACCCGCGAGGCCGGCGCCGAGGCCGCGGGCGAGGTGATCGGCGGGGAGCCGAGCCGCGCGATCTGTGGGTACGCGAGCGACGCCGACGCTGACCTGATCGTCGTCGGCACCCACGGCCGCGGGGGGATCCGACGGATCGTGCTCGGCAGCGTCGCCGAGCGCGTGATCCGCTGTGCCGACCGGCCGGTCCTGGTCGTTCCGGCGGCCGCCGGCGACCTGGCTGAGGACGAGGGCGACACGGAGGCAGAGGCAAACGAGGAGGCGGATACGGAAGCGGAACCGAGGGCCGAGGAGTAG
- the cysS gene encoding cysteine--tRNA ligase gives MGLSVTNTLTGEREAFEPASDDEVLLYVCGLTVSDDAHLGHARLWFHADVVHRWLDHLGYDVRHVENVTDVNEKIAARVGERDGWDTEADVARHFTREVIEDMRGLNLKRAAVYPRVSEHVPEIVALVERLIESGHAYETNGSVYFDVTSFGDYGHLSNQRPEELEADEDEALLAEKRHPADFALWKADGVGADAVREHRKHDHEGDLPTGQTWDSPWGEGRPGWHIECSAMSTTHLGDTLDIHMGGRDLVFPHHENEIAQSEAATGHTFARYWLHNGLLETTEDKMSSSLGNFFTVEDALDEFGVNVVRTFYLGAQYRGDQTFSEDAMAEAEERWERLERAYETAVDACDSVDARAKATDDALRAAVDEAREEFTTAMNDDLNVREAFGGLLDLGSAVHRHVDGVDSADDRADAGGAYDYRGLRRAVETFEELGGDVFGLELGREAGGDVELVGDLAELVLDVREAERAAGNYERADRLRDDLEALGLAVEDGDDGPEVRFD, from the coding sequence ATGGGTCTGTCCGTGACCAACACCCTGACGGGCGAACGGGAGGCGTTCGAGCCGGCCAGCGACGACGAGGTCCTGCTGTACGTCTGTGGGCTGACGGTCTCGGACGACGCGCACCTCGGGCACGCCCGGCTGTGGTTCCACGCCGACGTGGTCCACCGGTGGCTCGACCACCTCGGCTACGACGTGCGTCACGTCGAGAACGTCACCGACGTGAACGAGAAGATCGCCGCCCGCGTCGGCGAGCGCGATGGCTGGGACACCGAGGCCGACGTGGCCCGCCACTTCACCCGCGAGGTCATCGAGGACATGCGCGGGCTCAACCTCAAGCGCGCGGCGGTGTACCCCCGCGTCTCCGAGCACGTCCCGGAGATCGTCGCGCTCGTCGAGCGCCTGATCGAGTCGGGCCACGCCTACGAGACGAACGGCTCCGTCTACTTCGACGTGACCAGCTTCGGCGACTACGGCCACCTCTCGAACCAGCGCCCGGAGGAGCTGGAGGCCGACGAGGACGAGGCCCTGCTCGCCGAGAAGCGCCACCCCGCCGACTTCGCGCTGTGGAAGGCCGACGGCGTCGGCGCCGACGCCGTCCGCGAGCACCGCAAACACGACCACGAGGGCGACCTCCCGACGGGCCAGACGTGGGACTCGCCGTGGGGCGAGGGTCGCCCCGGCTGGCACATCGAGTGCTCGGCGATGTCCACGACCCACCTCGGGGACACTCTCGATATCCACATGGGCGGCCGGGATCTGGTGTTCCCGCACCACGAGAACGAGATCGCCCAAAGCGAGGCCGCGACGGGCCACACGTTCGCGCGCTACTGGCTCCACAACGGCCTGCTGGAGACGACCGAGGACAAGATGTCCTCCAGCCTCGGCAACTTCTTCACCGTCGAGGACGCCCTCGACGAGTTCGGGGTGAACGTCGTCCGGACGTTCTATCTGGGCGCGCAGTACCGCGGCGACCAGACCTTCTCGGAGGACGCGATGGCGGAGGCCGAGGAGCGCTGGGAGCGACTCGAACGCGCCTACGAGACCGCGGTCGACGCCTGCGACTCCGTCGACGCCCGCGCGAAGGCGACCGACGACGCCCTCCGCGCGGCCGTCGACGAGGCCCGCGAGGAGTTCACCACGGCGATGAACGACGACCTGAACGTCCGCGAGGCGTTCGGCGGGCTGCTGGACCTCGGGAGCGCCGTCCATCGACACGTCGACGGCGTGGATTCCGCCGACGACCGCGCCGACGCCGGGGGCGCCTACGACTACCGCGGCCTCCGCCGCGCCGTCGAGACGTTCGAGGAGCTCGGCGGCGACGTGTTCGGGCTCGAACTCGGCCGCGAGGCCGGCGGCGACGTGGAACTCGTCGGCGACCTCGCGGAGCTCGTGCTCGACGTGCGCGAGGCGGAACGCGCGGCCGGCAACTACGAGCGGGCCGACCGCCTGCGCGACGACCTGGAGGCGCTGGGGCTGGCCGTCGAGGACGGCGACGACGGCCCGGAGGTTCGGTTCGACTGA
- a CDS encoding DUF7523 family protein, producing MTVAEETRAAVRERPFLYDALRAGVVNYAAAAATLDIDADRDAVATALRRFANELDERAGSDADAPADAGARVRMERGVGAVDPVDAAGDDETAEPVLAVGSSAYAAGAGDATAVVAAGDVDPRALERVLGRLRVAGVAVDAAGVTPTGLAVVVGGRAGADALRAVEAALDG from the coding sequence ATGACCGTCGCCGAGGAGACCCGAGCCGCCGTTCGCGAGCGACCGTTCCTGTACGACGCCCTCCGCGCCGGCGTCGTGAACTACGCGGCCGCCGCGGCGACGCTCGACATCGACGCCGACCGCGACGCGGTGGCGACGGCGCTGCGTCGGTTCGCGAACGAACTGGACGAACGCGCGGGTTCGGACGCCGACGCCCCGGCCGACGCCGGCGCACGCGTCCGGATGGAACGCGGCGTCGGCGCCGTCGATCCCGTCGACGCCGCCGGCGACGACGAAACCGCGGAGCCAGTGCTCGCGGTCGGCTCAAGCGCGTACGCCGCCGGCGCGGGCGACGCGACCGCGGTCGTCGCCGCCGGCGACGTCGACCCGCGCGCGCTCGAACGCGTGCTCGGGCGACTCCGCGTCGCGGGCGTCGCCGTCGACGCCGCCGGGGTGACGCCGACCGGGCTGGCCGTGGTGGTGGGCGGCCGCGCCGGCGCCGACGCGTTGCGTGCCGTCGAGGCCGCGCTGGACGGCTGA